In one window of Helianthus annuus cultivar XRQ/B chromosome 17, HanXRQr2.0-SUNRISE, whole genome shotgun sequence DNA:
- the LOC110921291 gene encoding uncharacterized protein LOC110921291, producing the protein MAASNRHFVTPQYRFISGELNNSVTSDPMFEFELNESDVWNNNVSISPELRKPVPSPRISKRSSSIAVNRKPVGGTLASVPVSVPVWSKILKEDYADNRRRDTDDDDLDDDYNSGEEWGKVRVRKKMMGKVRVKDKID; encoded by the coding sequence ATGGCAGCATCAAATCGCCACTTCGTCACACCACAATACCGCTTCATTTCCGGCGAACTAAACAATTCCGTCACATCTGATCCAATGTTCGAATTCGAACTCAACGAATCAGACGTCTGGAACAACAACGTCTCCATCTCACCGGAGTTACGTAAACCGGTGCCGTCTCCACGGATCTCAAAGAGATCTTCGTCTATTGCTGTAAACCGGAAACCGGTCGGAGGAACTCTGGCGTCGGTACCGGTGAGTGTGCCGGTCTGGTCAAAGATACTGAAAGAGGATTATGCGGATAATCGAAGGAGAGATACTGACGATGATGATTTGGATGATGATTATAACTCCGGTGAAGAGTGGGGGAAGGTGAGAgtgaggaagaagatgatggggAAGGTGAGAGTGAAAGACAAAATTGATTAG